The Camelina sativa cultivar DH55 chromosome 14, Cs, whole genome shotgun sequence genome includes a window with the following:
- the LOC104743408 gene encoding auxin-responsive protein SAUR19-like — translation MLRRWRNKARLSSVSRCVPSDVPSGHVAVCVGIDCRRFVVRASYLNHPILSNLLVQAEEEFGFANQGPLVIPCEESVFEEAIRFISRSDSSRGSTRFTCPDDLQKCNGGGGGIKIKSKMDLLIESRPLLHGAVEKAIW, via the coding sequence ATGCTCAGGCGATGGCGTAACAAAGCGAGGTTGTCTTCGGTCAGCCGTTGTGTACCGTCGGATGTTCCATCAGGACACGTGGCAGTCTGTGTGGGTATCGATTGCAGGAGATTCGTGGTGCGCGCGTCGTACCTGAACCATCCGATCTTGAGCAATCTCCTGGTTCAAGCCGAGGAGGAGTTCGGTTTCGCTAACCAAGGACCGTTGGTTATCCCTTGCGAAGAATCGGTTTTCGAAGAAGCGATCCGGTTTATTTCTCGGTCTGATTCGTCTCGAGGGTCAACCCGGTTTACTTGTCCTGACGATCTTCAGAAATgtaacggaggaggaggaggaatcaaGATCAAAAGCAAGATGGATCTGTTGATTGAATCTCGACCGTTGCTTCACGGCGCCGTTGAGAAAGCCATCTGGTGA